The following are encoded in a window of Bacteroidales bacterium genomic DNA:
- a CDS encoding efflux RND transporter permease subunit, which translates to MKKIITIFVKYPFYANIIIVILILGGWIGISNMKKSFFPERQSRNITITVTYPGASPKEMEEGITVRIEEAIRGIVGIKEINSTSSENFSRVRIETTGDYDIDETLTEVKNAVDGISSFPVDAERPIIYKQRSITQAMYLGLSGNVDLMSLKKLANEIEDDLLASGIITQLRINGYPPIEISVEVTEENLLRYNLTFDEILRAITLNNRDISGGQIKSEKEEILIRSRSRSVNPDDIGEIILRANNDGSHLLIRDIANVKLKFSDIPSAFLMNGKQAISFSVSKLPEEDLDEISAFCNKYAKEFNANHNDVKLEVSFDFLSMLGSRLELLYKNGSIGLFLVIFSLALFLSFRLSLWVAWGIPASFLAMFIVGSMYGITINMISLFGMILVIGILVDDGIVIAENIYTHFEKGKSPRRAAIDGTMEVLPAVITSVTTTMIAFSPLMLIQGGGLEFMFEMAFVVVFSLFFSLFEAFLVLPAHLGSKHILRSRKKSENIKNIRSHLNNAIAYMRYKIYGYVLKLSIKWKWITLTIPISFFIITIGLFGGGFIKYTMFPAITFDFFNIDIAFKPGSGEKKTFEYLKKFDDIVWEVNEELIAEYGTMPEYGLLQKLLIKTGITNIDTNSYIQYTYLGIGNAFSGQEIGSHTGGIFVTLRDMEGLPVSSYEITNRIRKKIGKIPEAEKMSIGAHNRFGKPVSISLLGKDLKELEQAKRFLIEELNNLTTITNITDNNAAGKQEVRLKLKPKAYFLGLDQTSILNQIRQGFFGGQAQRLQSGKDEIRVWVRYPKTGRQNLGQLDEMKIKTVSGEYPLTELVDYTIERGPVNINRFNLSREIRIEADLVDPYESVPPILQKIREDIVPKVKAKYSGVDIQHQGQQRRSDEAQSEMMKYFGIAFAIIILILMIHFKSASQALIVIMMIPLAWLGSIWGHGVEGFPVSMLSAWGMVALSGIIINDAVIFLAKYNSLLLEGQKVIDAVYNAGIARFRAIVLTTITTVMGLYPLIMENSFQAQFLIPMAIALAYGVLFGTAFILLFFPSLILVLNDIKIWTRWLWNGILPTRESVETTIINSKRTID; encoded by the coding sequence AAACAACCGGCGACTATGATATAGACGAAACACTTACCGAAGTAAAAAATGCTGTTGATGGTATAAGTTCTTTCCCCGTTGATGCCGAAAGACCAATTATATACAAACAAAGGTCAATTACTCAAGCAATGTATCTTGGTTTGTCAGGCAATGTAGATTTGATGTCCTTAAAAAAACTGGCAAACGAGATTGAAGATGATTTATTAGCATCAGGAATAATAACTCAATTAAGGATTAACGGATATCCACCAATTGAAATATCAGTTGAAGTAACAGAAGAAAATTTATTAAGATATAATTTAACTTTTGATGAAATCTTAAGAGCTATCACGCTGAATAACAGGGATATATCAGGAGGGCAAATAAAATCAGAAAAGGAAGAAATCCTTATACGCTCACGGTCAAGAAGCGTTAACCCTGATGATATAGGGGAAATTATTCTAAGAGCTAATAATGATGGAAGTCACTTGTTGATAAGAGATATTGCCAATGTTAAACTGAAATTTTCAGATATACCAAGTGCATTCTTAATGAATGGCAAACAGGCAATTTCTTTTTCAGTCAGTAAGCTTCCCGAAGAAGATTTAGACGAAATATCAGCATTCTGTAATAAATATGCAAAAGAATTCAATGCAAATCATAATGATGTAAAATTAGAGGTTTCGTTTGATTTTTTATCAATGTTAGGCAGCAGATTAGAACTGTTATATAAAAATGGTAGTATAGGATTATTTCTTGTAATTTTTTCATTGGCTTTATTTTTAAGTTTCAGGTTATCTTTATGGGTTGCATGGGGAATTCCCGCATCATTTCTGGCAATGTTTATTGTAGGCAGTATGTATGGAATAACTATTAATATGATATCATTATTCGGAATGATATTAGTAATAGGGATATTGGTTGATGATGGGATAGTTATTGCTGAAAATATATATACTCATTTTGAAAAAGGGAAAAGTCCGAGAAGGGCTGCTATTGATGGCACAATGGAAGTATTACCGGCAGTTATTACTTCGGTAACAACTACAATGATTGCATTTTCGCCTTTAATGCTTATTCAAGGTGGAGGACTTGAGTTTATGTTTGAAATGGCATTTGTTGTTGTTTTTAGTTTATTCTTTTCACTATTTGAAGCATTTCTTGTTTTACCGGCACATTTGGGAAGTAAACACATTTTACGTTCTCGTAAAAAATCAGAAAATATTAAAAATATAAGAAGCCATTTGAATAATGCTATTGCTTACATGAGATATAAAATTTACGGATATGTTCTTAAACTTAGTATTAAATGGAAATGGATTACTTTAACAATACCCATATCTTTTTTTATTATTACTATCGGGCTTTTTGGAGGTGGATTTATTAAATATACTATGTTTCCTGCAATTACATTTGATTTTTTTAATATTGATATTGCATTTAAACCCGGTTCAGGCGAAAAAAAGACTTTTGAGTATCTTAAAAAATTTGATGACATTGTTTGGGAAGTAAATGAAGAACTAATTGCTGAATATGGAACAATGCCCGAATATGGTTTACTTCAAAAGCTATTAATAAAAACAGGTATTACAAATATTGATACCAATTCATATATCCAATATACATATTTAGGCATAGGAAATGCATTTAGCGGACAGGAAATAGGCTCGCATACAGGAGGTATTTTTGTAACTCTCAGAGATATGGAAGGGCTTCCTGTTTCAAGTTATGAAATCACTAATAGAATAAGAAAAAAAATTGGTAAAATACCTGAAGCCGAGAAAATGAGTATTGGTGCACATAACAGGTTTGGAAAACCTGTTTCAATTAGCTTGCTTGGAAAAGATTTAAAAGAATTAGAACAGGCAAAAAGGTTTTTAATTGAGGAATTAAATAATTTAACTACTATTACTAATATAACAGATAATAATGCAGCAGGGAAGCAGGAAGTAAGACTAAAATTAAAACCAAAAGCATATTTCTTAGGACTTGATCAAACAAGTATCTTAAACCAGATCAGGCAAGGATTTTTTGGAGGGCAAGCTCAAAGATTACAATCAGGTAAAGATGAAATACGAGTATGGGTAAGATACCCAAAAACAGGCAGGCAAAATCTCGGACAATTAGATGAAATGAAAATTAAAACAGTTTCTGGCGAATATCCTTTAACTGAATTAGTTGATTATACTATTGAACGCGGACCTGTTAATATTAACAGGTTTAATTTATCAAGAGAAATCAGAATAGAAGCCGATCTTGTTGACCCTTATGAATCTGTTCCGCCCATACTACAAAAAATTCGAGAAGATATTGTCCCTAAAGTAAAAGCAAAATATTCAGGTGTTGACATTCAGCATCAGGGACAACAAAGACGTAGCGATGAAGCACAGTCAGAAATGATGAAATACTTTGGAATTGCCTTTGCTATTATTATTTTAATATTGATGATACATTTTAAATCTGCATCACAGGCATTAATAGTAATAATGATGATACCGCTGGCATGGTTAGGCTCAATTTGGGGACATGGTGTTGAGGGTTTTCCTGTTTCAATGTTAAGTGCATGGGGAATGGTAGCTTTATCAGGAATAATAATTAATGACGCTGTGATTTTTCTGGCAAAATATAATTCCCTGCTTCTTGAAGGTCAAAAAGTTATTGATGCGGTTTATAATGCAGGGATTGCAAGATTCAGGGCAATTGTTTTAACTACTATCACAACAGTTATGGGTTTATATCCATTGATAATGGAAAATAGTTTTCAGGCACAATTTCTTATTCCAATGGCTATAGCACTTGCATATGGAGTATTGTTCGGAACGGCATTTATTCTTTTGTTTTTTCCATCTTTAATTTTAGTACTTAATGATATTAAAATATGGACAAGATGGTTATGGAATGGTATATTGCCGACGAGAGAAAGTGTTGAAACCACAATAATAAATAGTAAAAGAACTATTGATTAA
- a CDS encoding TolC family protein — MKITSILILSFLQICFVLNSISQENLTLSDAIQKSLENNYQIRVSKLNLDIAKSNNTWGTAGRYPYIGIGAMQANRYDDMPSRMTPGTRDKYNTYSVSPFAQLQWTLFNGFAINITKDKLASLERITEGNAAIIVENTIQAVILAYNRVLLENEKKKVIEEILKLSSDRYNNILLKKDLGSAVTFDVLQAQNAYLSDSSTYLLQQMNYKNSLRNLNLLLGENINTIYNPIDNFIVPVKQYEMDTLLSKMLSNNKTLTNQYINQEILRKNIKLNKSSLYPSISLNSGYDKSYSSVKFDGSSASNSNAYDYYANFSLSYTLFNGGNIKSAIQNAKIEENIGQIQLDEITHRVSIQLANSYELFIIRKQLYLVSEEKLKTNKLNLQIAEEKFNSGVINSFNYRDVQIMFLNSSFEKLEAIYNLIETNSELLRLTGSIISVQ, encoded by the coding sequence ATGAAAATAACTAGCATATTAATATTAAGTTTCTTACAAATTTGTTTTGTATTAAACTCAATTTCTCAAGAGAATTTAACATTATCTGATGCAATTCAAAAGTCATTAGAAAACAACTATCAAATAAGGGTTTCAAAACTTAATCTTGATATAGCAAAAAGTAATAACACATGGGGAACAGCAGGTAGATATCCATATATTGGTATTGGTGCTATGCAAGCTAACAGATATGATGACATGCCAAGTCGAATGACTCCCGGCACAAGAGATAAATATAACACATATTCTGTTTCTCCGTTTGCACAATTACAATGGACTTTATTTAATGGTTTTGCTATAAATATAACTAAAGATAAACTGGCTTCATTAGAAAGAATAACCGAAGGAAATGCTGCAATTATTGTTGAAAACACAATTCAGGCAGTAATTCTTGCATATAATAGAGTATTGTTAGAAAATGAAAAGAAAAAAGTAATTGAAGAAATATTAAAACTTTCATCTGACAGATATAATAATATATTACTAAAAAAAGACCTTGGAAGTGCTGTAACTTTTGATGTTTTACAGGCTCAAAATGCGTATTTATCTGATTCTTCCACTTATTTGCTACAACAAATGAACTATAAAAATTCATTGAGAAATCTAAATTTATTACTTGGCGAAAATATTAATACAATATATAATCCAATTGATAATTTTATTGTTCCCGTAAAGCAATACGAAATGGATACTTTACTTTCGAAAATGCTTTCAAATAATAAAACTTTAACAAATCAATATATAAATCAGGAAATTCTAAGAAAAAATATTAAACTTAATAAAAGCTCATTATACCCTTCAATATCTTTAAATTCAGGATATGACAAATCCTATTCAAGTGTTAAATTCGATGGTTCTTCGGCAAGTAATTCAAATGCATACGATTATTATGCAAACTTTTCATTAAGCTATACATTATTTAACGGAGGAAATATTAAAAGTGCTATACAAAATGCAAAAATCGAAGAAAATATCGGACAAATCCAACTTGATGAAATAACACATAGGGTATCTATTCAATTGGCAAATTCTTATGAATTATTTATTATAAGAAAACAACTATATCTGGTTTCTGAGGAAAAATTAAAAACAAATAAACTTAACTTACAAATTGCAGAAGAAAAATTTAATTCAGGAGTAATTAATTCTTTTAATTACAGAGATGTTCAAATTATGTTCTTAAATTCTTCTTTTGAAAAATTAGAAGCAATATATAATCTTATTGAAACTAATTCAGAATTATTAAGATTAACTGGAAGTATTATCTCTGTGCAGTAA
- a CDS encoding metallophosphoesterase family protein → MKKIGLLSDTHTYFDEKIYEFFNDCDEIWHAGDFGNIDVVNKLMEFKTLKGVYGNVDGTEIRKYFPQHLRFFCEEVDVWLTHIGGYPGNYSEYVKPEIFNNTPKLFISGHSHILKVMNDNKLNLLHINPGAAGKSGFQNVRTMVRFIIDNKTIKELEVFEIKI, encoded by the coding sequence ATGAAGAAAATCGGATTATTATCGGATACACATACATATTTTGATGAAAAAATTTATGAATTTTTTAATGATTGTGATGAGATATGGCATGCAGGAGATTTTGGAAATATTGATGTAGTTAATAAGCTAATGGAATTTAAAACTCTAAAAGGAGTTTACGGCAATGTTGATGGTACAGAAATAAGAAAATATTTTCCTCAGCATTTGCGTTTTTTTTGTGAAGAAGTTGATGTTTGGCTCACTCATATTGGTGGTTATCCCGGCAATTATTCAGAATATGTAAAACCTGAGATTTTTAATAATACTCCAAAATTATTTATTTCGGGACATTCACATATTCTTAAAGTTATGAATGATAATAAGCTTAATTTATTACATATTAATCCGGGTGCAGCAGGAAAATCGGGTTTTCAAAATGTCAGGACAATGGTAAGGTTTATTATTGATAATAAAACAATTAAAGAATTGGAAGTTTTTGAAATAAAAATTTAG
- a CDS encoding 16S rRNA (uracil(1498)-N(3))-methyltransferase, whose protein sequence is MNIFYTPDILSDNYTLNETESKHCVKVLKHKVNDLIYLIDGKGGFYTAKITDNNHKKIKFIVQKVIKEYNKSNFYLHIAMAPPKNISRFEWFLEKTTEIGIDEITPIICEHSERKIINIERLNKIIISAIKQSKKAYLPKLNEIEDYKTFINRSLSDTKYIAYCNETELKTLKSIYNNETKVLIMIGPEGDFSPTELLLAEKNKYEGISLGKSRLRTETAGIVACHTINLINQ, encoded by the coding sequence ATGAACATTTTTTATACACCTGATATTTTGTCTGACAATTACACTCTGAATGAAACCGAATCAAAACATTGTGTCAAGGTGCTAAAACACAAAGTTAATGACTTAATATATTTGATTGATGGAAAAGGAGGTTTTTATACGGCAAAAATTACAGATAATAATCATAAAAAAATAAAATTTATTGTTCAGAAGGTAATTAAAGAATATAACAAAAGTAATTTTTATTTGCATATAGCAATGGCTCCGCCTAAAAATATTTCAAGGTTTGAATGGTTTCTTGAAAAAACAACTGAGATAGGAATTGATGAAATTACACCAATTATTTGTGAACATTCTGAAAGAAAAATAATTAACATCGAAAGATTGAATAAAATTATTATTTCAGCAATTAAACAATCAAAAAAAGCATATCTTCCAAAATTAAATGAAATTGAAGATTATAAAACATTTATTAATCGCAGTTTATCAGATACAAAATACATAGCTTATTGTAATGAAACAGAATTAAAAACATTAAAAAGTATTTATAACAATGAAACAAAAGTTTTAATAATGATAGGACCTGAAGGAGATTTTTCTCCTACTGAATTATTATTAGCTGAAAAGAATAAATATGAAGGAATAAGCCTTGGGAAAAGCAGGTTAAGAACTGAAACCGCAGGTATTGTTGCTTGTCATACTATTAATTTAATAAATCAATAA